In the Malaya genurostris strain Urasoe2022 chromosome 1, Malgen_1.1, whole genome shotgun sequence genome, one interval contains:
- the LOC131428312 gene encoding uncharacterized protein LOC131428312, with protein MTACSNDDYDTEEEDKKLHNFTFALSNELQENLNLVRCAVHTLQLAILDVVDKSNSSVKAVTEIAKKIRHMKYKPNFVLSNATYPPIWGQTRWGGIYRMMLSFLQQESFFKQLAQQFPELELDDSWDFIKNYEQAFKPLYSCTVNMQAEHVSLPDFYLHWLMAIMEVSKLNNPFSTPLTEALTNRLKNLCHSRVFKMALYLDPRMNYMGSHLFKAEEKEQIQSYVIETYNKIRSYKKSTPLTALEISASTKKDDFDSFITAMFGECATSSGTTERTQFLQQLKALDVEPRQHHAYNVWKHWMDRHLTHPELSAVASVVLATPSNQVSVERSFSALPLIMTDRRSGISEENLRNILLVKLNRSLFDTIMSPQ; from the exons ATGACCGCTTGTTCAAATGATGATTACGATACTGAAGAAGAAgataaaaaattacataacttCACATTTGCTTTAAGCAATGAActgcaagaaaatttaaatctggttcGTTGTGCTGTTCATACCCTACAGTTAGCTATACTGGATGTAGTTGACAAATCGAATTCTTCAGTGAAAGCAGTTactgaaattgcaaaaaaaattaggcaTATGAAATATAAGCCAAATTTTGTTTTGTCGAATGCAACATATCCTCCAATTTGGGGACAGACCCGATGGGGAGGAATTTATAGAATGATGCTGAGTTTTCTTCAGCAAGaaagttttttcaaacagttggcACAACAGTTCCCAGAGTTAG AGCTTGATGATTCGTGGGACTTTATTAAAAATTACGAGCAAGCTTTCAAGCCTCTATACTCATGCACTGTAAATATGCAGGCAGAACATGTTTCATTACCAGATTTCTACTTGCACTGGCTCATGGCTATAATGGAAGTATCGAAACTAAATAATCCTTTCTCGACACCATTGACAGAAGCACTAacgaatcggttgaaaaatctaTGCCATTCACGAGTTTTCAAAATGGCCCTTTATTTGGATCCTCGAATGAATTATATGGGATCACATTTATTTAAAGCAGAAGAAAAAGAGCAGATACAG AGTTACGTGATTGAAACGTACAACAAGATTCGTTCGTACAAAAAGAGTACTCCGTTAACAGCTTTGGAGATATCAGCGTCCACAAAGAAAGATGATTTCGATTCATTCATCACAGCAATGTTCGGCGAATGTGCTACCTCCTCGGGAACAACGGAAAGAACACAATTCTTACAGCAACTCAAAGCTCTTGATGTAGAACCTAGACAACATCATGCATACAATGTGTGGAAGCACTGGATGGATAGACATCTCACACACCCTGAACTCTCTGCCGTAGCCTCGGTTGTTCTAGCTACACCTTCAAACCAAGTGTCAGTGGAAAGGTCATTTAGCGCATTGCCGTTGATCATGACCGATCGTCGCTCGGGAATCAGCGAAGAAAATTTGAGAAACATTCTTCTTGTAAAGTTGAACAGAAGTCTTTTTGACACAATAATGTCACCCCAGTaa
- the LOC131428315 gene encoding uncharacterized protein K02A2.6-like, whose translation MRTGGESLEEALYTFLNVYRSTPTSDLNGKAPAELMFGRPIRTVSSLLKPTERSTDSTFRNRKNQNNSFNKKHGAVKKAFQHGDTVYVKVHRANSWQWQPATVIEKIGTVNYNVFLEDQHRLIRSHANQLNARVPEPSTVGNPTPLSVFFDGFG comes from the coding sequence ATGCGCACGGGAGGAGAATCACTCGAAGAAGCACTGTACACCTTCTTGAATGTTTACCGCTCTACTCCAACCAGTGACTTGAACGGCAAAGCTCCCGCTGAATTGATGTTCGGCAGACCAATACGTACCGTATCGTCATTGCTCAAACCGACTGAACGTTCCACTGACTCCACATTCAGAAACAGGAAGAATCAGAACAACTCATTCAACAAAAAGCACGGCGCAGTCAAAAAGGCATTTCAGCACGGAGATACCGTCTACGTAAAGGTACATCGAGCGAATTCATGGCAGTGGCAACCAGCAACCGTGATCGAGAAAATCGGAACCGTGAACTACAATGTCTTCCTGGAGGATCAACATCGCCTGATACGGTCACATGCAAACCAACTCAACGCTCGAGTTCCTGAACCTAGTACAGTAGGTAACCCAACACCGCTTTCAGTATTTTTCGATGGTTTCGGATGA
- the LOC131425972 gene encoding uncharacterized protein LOC131425972, protein MEPVRNNEANETRSECVPEPHKQREMEMNQISMRIETTAKSLQSLSLTDDGNENETSVCRSYNLTLKEVRKFRSSLGNEFIKKKKPTGGKISELNFSARFTVETFEIKLHSEGRLMLVDDDLLARVTIEKPELLDETWDFEQAKQVLLQQIRFEEVYFDELLSERDHLRTELMNTLKWEGAKSAVDRHFAMDCILLRRIFEHDEGCQLSGFQCLCEKIMKSSSFSVHLNNAATKLYDVECALERRCDLFPCLATPPEEHLSELLEALKEILSTAKDVHRKYLLEHSPKYLSVHLENVPLERIFLISGSDVGVLSDVGNVLEGVNFQKPLENLASRFTAKVNGFDISEFSRTKPLINPSVVLLCKSIKDLIGKIVKVCNTQHSDLIQIDARTGWHPTNKITWKIEGNSRKCLERQYFFIFNLLKYFEPGSNAGCEPFEYEPRLSACSGSDDLVIDPSQTMQESFIWYCLFDDALSSILHRNQLAAYGNVLGKYLALIQEANQDQLEFVRLVSHALADFIACTVEFGEKDEDGNSVVDGKILQKQLHLLMAEISLDSPTTNRFCEMVRIFTEFWSHKRDIIAMFPAKINLPAMKEISEELLDVVLLASEKNVEVEQFLRFYQAYNVLLLQLDAVSFDWIIRSIPGVEMQGIVLLKLIEPVTNEQFLDTFRVIDPLKFSQMLQLVYNEAEIPKHHEILIAKAYLSLILQQLNRKQWSSGLELSESDQLTTTTTLILMFQKCMLSSKNIRKQLENDSSDSFFTAYTEAIVKIVNESKSTSDFELRINTWTEIEPDLNLAFAEFDKINSFNDKKAIREAFHQYSEQFQQSMSLEMESRVAQIVKKLKATNMRHFNSWDAQFKQVELPKILAGIAALWFTSTPKMVEFPNLAEDHGLHGSQILCILRMLGVDDPKMGVSKRFSEIPPGEGKTLIIRIIAILMALTGHSVRVLCCNEYQREKSRTDLNRVFAILDVEKSISYSTEVDFSYVGILLLNGTRILSPGFAENPSERLMTGSLDNSVLLIDDKNVFRNYTSYYQHLVIILPGLDKILTKIWNLTIGSTEETAIKNCIYKYIESSEFPENASWKTFLSLPGEFKWISDDNKEKSFTNRKLFNTHLVDMIHDAGRVYKNHKWERQNSYYKTFHYLANEKSQTSPKTGDKINYGFLMMELPGLNLITALSDIPFVFGVFGENFHKDQINYLEQFCDIREWTKMPSVFGCSKLRFDKEADFYSTKDFHEWLDKIFNSARKFIDSHRSVIIVFGWGNLLKCFENEYGKQFSRLRLLCKNTPNEEKQQIIDEIGGEGIVTVVEWEMASGVDYKSSEIVERNGGVHVIQSFTEFFTIEEYQAKGLTARRGNQGSYEIILWDYKNSYDEFNKARERRMQESLGRLPSVHSKLTEQKKVLRTFVNTFKF, encoded by the coding sequence ATGGAGCCGGTGCGGAACAACGAAGCGAATGAAACAAGGTCGGAATGCGTTCCCGAACCGCATAAACAACGAGAAATGGAAATGAATCAAATATCGATGCGGATTGAAACAACTGCAAAGAGTCTTCAAAGCCTGAGTCTGACCGATGATGGGAATGAGAATGAAACAAGTGTCTGTCGATCTTACAATTTAACTTTAAAAGAAGTGCGAAAATTTCGATCATCGCTTGGAAACGAATTCATCAAGAAGAAAAAGCCAACCGGCGGAAAAATCAGTGAACTCAACTTTTCCGCCCGTTTTACAGTGGAAACCTTTGAAATAAAACTGCACAGTGAAGGCCGTCTGATGTTGGTCGATGATGATCTGCTGGCGAGAGTGACGATCGAGAAACCGGAACTGTTGGATGAAACGTGGGATTTTGAACAGGCGAAGCAAGTACTTCTGCAGCAGATCCGATTTGAGGAAGTATATTTCGACGAACTTCTTTCGGAACGGGATCACCTTCGGACGGAACTCATGAATACTCTCAAATGGGAGGGAGCGAAATCGGCAGTCGATCGTCACTTCGCAATGGACTGTATTCTATTGAGGAGAATTTTCGAACATGACGAGGGTTGCCAGCTGTCAGGATTTCAGTGTTTGtgtgaaaaaattatgaaaagtaGTTCGTTTTCCGTGCACCTCAACAACGCAGCAACCAAACTGTATGACGTAGAATGTGCTTTGGAAAGAAGGTGTGATCTTTTTCCATGCCTTGCGACTCCTCCGGAAGAGCATTTGTCGGAGTTGCTCGAAGCTCTGAAGGAAATTCTGTCAACAGCAAAAGATGTCCATAGAAAATATTTACTGGAACATTCTCCAAAATATTTATCGGTTCATTTGGAAAACGTTCCCCTCGAAAGAATCTTTTTAATCAGTGGCAGTGACGTTGGTGTACTTTCAGATGTGGGAAACGTTCTGGAAGGTGTAAATTTCCAGAAACCTTTGGAAAACTTGGCAAGTCGCTTCACTGCTAAAGTGAATGGTTTTGATATCAGCGAATTCAGTCGAACGAAACCGTTGATCAATCCATCCGTTGTTCTTTTGTGTAAAAGTATCAAGGACCTCATAGGAAAAATTGTCAAAGTCTGTAACACCCAACATTCAGATCTTATTCAAATTGACGCCCGAACCGGTTGGCATCCGACAAACAAGATCACGTGGAAAATTGAGGGTAACTCACGGAAGTGTTTGGAGCgccaatattttttcattttcaatctacTAAAGTATTTTGAACCTGGTTCAAACGCCGGCTGTGAACCATTCGAATATGAACCGAGGCTTTCCGCATGTTCCGGTAGCGATGATCTAGTGATTGATCCCAGTCAAACCATGCAGGAATCCTTCATTTGGTATTGTCTATTCGATGACGCACTTTCGTCGATTTTGCACAGAAACCAACTGGCAGCTTATGGAAATGTTCTTGGGAAATATCTTGCTTTAATTCAAGAAGCAAACCAAGATCAATTGGAGTTCGTTCGACTCGTGAGCCATGCTTTGGCGGACTTCATTGCTTGTACTGTTGAATTTGGGGAGAAGGACGAGGATGGCAATTCGGTGGTCGACGGGAAAATATTGCAAAAACAACTTCATTTACTAATGGCAGAAATTTCGCTTGACTCTCCGACTACGAATCGATTCTGCGAAATGGTCcgaattttcacagaattttgGAGTCACAAGAGGGATATAATTGCAATGTTTCCTGCTAAAATTAATCTTCCAGCAATGAAAGAAATATCGGAAGAATTGCTCGATGTCGTTCTGTTGGCTTCAGAAAAAAATGTGGAAGTGGAACAGTTTCTGAGATTTTATCAAGCATATAACGTTTTGCTGCTTCAACTTGATGCTGTGTCATTTGATTGGATTATCAGATCAATTCCCGGAGTTGAGATGCAAGGAATTGTTCTGTTAAAATTGATCGAGCCGGTGACCAATGAACAATTCCTGGACACATTCCGTGTGATAGATCCGTTGAAGTTCAGTCAAATGCTACAATTGGTTTATAACGAAGCAGAGATTCCAAAACACCACGAGATTCTCATCGCAAAAGCGTACTTATCTCTAATCTTGCAACAGTTGAATCGAAAGCAGTGGTCATCTGGACTTGAATTGTCTGAATCTGATCAGTTGACGACCACAACAACTTTGATATTAATGTTTCAAAAATGTATGCTGAGTTCGAAGAATATCCGAAAACAACTGGAAAACGATTCTTCTGACAGTTTTTTCACTGCTTATACTGAAGCAATAGTTAAAATTGTCAATGAAAGTAAATCTACAAGCGATTTTGAGCTTCGAATTAATACCTGGACTGAAATCGAACCTGATTTAAATTTGGCGTTTGCCGAATTCGATAAGATTAATAGTTTCAATGATAAGAAAGCGATTCGGGAAGCATTTCATCAATATTCAGAACAGTTTCAGCAGAGCATGTCTTTGGAAATGGAAAGCAGAGTCGCTCAAATAGTAAAGAAATTAAAAGCAACAAACATGCGTCATTTTAATTCTTGGGATGCTCAATTTAAGCAGGTCGAGCTCCCGAAAATCCTTGCTGGAATCGCAGCTTTGTGGTTTACTTCAACACCTAAAATGGTAGAATTCCCGAATCTGGCAGAAGATCACGGACTGCACGGTTCCCAGATTTTGTGCATTCTGAGGATGCTAGGAGTAGACGATCCAAAAATGGGAGTCTCAAAACGTTTTTCGGAGATTCCTCCGGGAGAAGGCAAAACGTTGATTATTCGAATAATCGCGATTTTGATGGCTTTGACGGGGCACTCAGTGCGTGTGCTTTGCTGCAACGAATATCAAAGAGAAAAAAGTCGAACTGACCTGAATCGAGTTTTTGCTATTTTGGATGTCGAAAAAAGTATTAGCTATAGTACTGAAGTGGATTTTAGTTACGTTGGTATCCTGCTATTAAATGGCACACGTATTCTTTCACCGGGATTCGCGGAGAATCCATCTGAGAGACTAATGACAGGATCCTTAGATAATTCCGTGCTATTGATTGATGATAAAAATGTGTTTCGGAATTATACTTCCTACTACCAACATTTGGTTATCATATTGCCAGGACTCGATAAAATTCTAACTAAAATATGGAATTTAACAATCGGTTCAACGGAGGAAACCGCCATCAAAAATTGTATATATAAGTATATTGAATCGTCCGAGTTTCCAGAAAATGCTAGTTGGAAGACATTTTTGTCACTGCCAGGTGAATTTAAATGGATTTCAGATGACAATAAGGAAAAATCCTTCACAAATCGGAAGTTGTTCAATACACATTTGGTTGACATGATTCACGATGCTGGAAGAGTGTACAAAAATCACAAATGGGAGCGTCAGAACAGTTATTATAAGACATTCCACTATTTAGCTAATGAGAAATCGCAAACTTCACCGAAAACCGgagataaaattaattatggATTTTTGATGATGGAATTACCTGGTTTGAATTTGATCACAGCACTTAGCGACATCCCTTTCGTATTCGGGGTATTTGGAGAAAATTTTCACAAAGATCAAATTAATTACCTCGAACAGTTTTGCGACATCAGGGAATGGACTAAAATGCCCTCGGTTTTCGGTTGCTCGAAACTTCGATTCGACAAGGAAGCAGATTTTTATTCAACGAAGGACTTTCATGAGTGGttagataaaattttcaacagcgctcGCAAGTTTATCGATTCCCATCGTTCGGTTATAATAGTTTTCGGTTGGGGAAACCTATTGAAATGTTTCGAAAACGAATACGGAAAGCAATTCAGTCGGCTTCGCCTTCTGTGCAAAAATACACCCAATGAAGAGAAGCAACAGATTATTGATGAGATCGGTGGTGAAGGAATTGTGACTGTGGTAGAGTGGGAAATGGCTTCAGGAGTTGACTACAAATCCAGTGAAATCGTAGAAAGAAACGGGGGAGTGCACGTGATTCAATCATTTACCGAGTTCTTTACCATTGAAGAGTACCAGGCCAAGGGACTGACTGCCAGGCGCGGGAACCAAGGAAGCTACGAAATAATTTTGTGGGATTACAAAAATTCGTACGATGAATTTAATAAAGCAAGAGAAAGAAGGATGCAGGAAAGCCTAGGACGTTTACCAAGTGTTCACTCTAAACTAACTGAACAAAAAAAGGTTTTGCGAACATTTGTGAATACGTTCAAGTTTTAA